A DNA window from Siniperca chuatsi isolate FFG_IHB_CAS linkage group LG6, ASM2008510v1, whole genome shotgun sequence contains the following coding sequences:
- the niban1a gene encoding protein Niban 1a isoform X1, which yields MGISASSLLDETRSDYIKGQAEAELKEFSPYYRKQFSVARFSQVEDDLEQHKEKITQLLQQREAPKEGEVLYEEGILYFDDSRKWRERYMVVRANYCLECHDSLETFVKGSPPRQKLLPTGGTVLTTEEKYMAMVDRCFPDDTNVKEDFAPPLSGMPGQFPVYLRLPYRRDYYFCFRQQAQQAAFISILSDCIRHQNQDFLKKKTCEVQAFLKAIQLYRQDKGKYEVWDMLIGSDVRVMANLVMEQLLPSLEKDMLPRLKAKKTEKKRVWFATVEAAYILVQEHLLEGLSALKEECQTSVQQQQVLIHSDMDQILNCRRQLEEKVRAKVSEPAEKLCSESVQPYLGSVLEELMQPISSGFQEGRQLSENMMDQVCQDVLQEEQLKKALANMASPNLLSCYQKIGSLQERLQHLRDRFGFSNITEVIHSAQIDLQQLIENAAYTFEQLLHKAVQDNPDNAIPAIEKAKHRVLKQYDYDSSTVRKRISREALVSITLPFIKKNLAPTCKTVSLTHTHTHTHTHTHTHTHTHDPCMFLSVQELQGLEQFIYAEHSNFIHVDNVYESILLQTLDKEVTKVVKEAASLKKYNLFTDSRDLLSQSSRSSLSSPSVSTPGSPAMALASPTKTSFEPQLPSPLAVNGLSSSPQKEEQQEKENGVLRSEASVDVPVIKTPLGKAEQKEAAQSVAVSQEAEVPAPKAEDVVQTVKAEAALADTATQSETQEVNVKAAPETVIQEEVISVKTEKVETAAEPQTQSSDATTEAEIPTVVESIKTDVEAAAQIEAPVPSPGPTNEPVNTSAEGTGSQTVASSEEKTHCGISEIKLQAPSSGQTPVLTPNPNSLDVSGGSESAPSHVESTEEVKVTQSSEDEVSTNLGRSPVSSDRPAEDKTRSDEPSPRVQTEAVSGDVRVGGDTEAGVCVEAADATTSQSSGPAKDEPPSSPEAQPLDSIKEIRDLVVEVIEVEELVQHYPSGVPKEE from the exons GAGGCTCCTAAGGAGGGCGAGGTGCTGTATGAGGAGGGCATCCTTTACTTTGATGACAGCAGGAAGTGGAGGGAGCGGTACATGGTGGTGAGAGCCAACTACTGCCTGGAGTGTCACGACAGCCTGGAG ACGTTTGTTAAAGGAAGTCCTCCACGCCAGAAGCTGCTGCCTACAGGGGGCACCGTTCTGACCACAGAGGAGAAGTACATGGCCATGGTGGACAGGTGCTTCCCTGATGATACCA ACGTGAAGGAGGACTTTGCTCCTCCTCTGTCGGGGATGCCCGGACAGTTTCCCGTCTACCTGCGTTTGCCCTACAGGAGAGACTACTACTTCTGCTTCAGACAACAGGCCCAACAAGCTGCCTTCATCTCCATCCTGTCAGACTGCATCAGACACCAGAACCAAG ACTTCCTGAAGAAGAAGACGTGTGAAGTGCAGGCCTTCCTCAAAGCCATCCAGCTCTACAGACAGGACAAAGGCAAATACGAGGTCTGGGACATGCTGATAGGAAGTGATGTCAGG gtgaTGGCCAACCTGGTGATGGAGCAGCTGCTGCCGTCTCTTGAGAAAGACATGCTGCCTCGTCTCAAAGccaagaagacagagaagaagagagtttGGTTTGCT ACGGTGGAGGCGGCGTACATCCTGGTCCAGGAGCATCTGTTGGAGGGACTTTCAGCACTGAAGGAGGAATGTCAAACGTcggtccagcagcagcaggtgctcATCCACTCCGACATGGACCAGATCCTCAACTGCAGGCGGCAGCTGGAGGAAAAAGTCCGAG CCAAGGTATCGGAGCCAGCAGAGAAGCTGTGCTCTGAGTCCGTCCAGCCGTACCTGGGCTCAGTCCTGGAGGAACTGATGCAGCCAATCAGCTCTGGTTTCCAGGAGGGACGGCAGCTGAGTGAAAACATGATGGACCAGGTGTGTCAGGACGTCCTGCAGGAGGAGCAACTGAAAAAG gcTCTTGCTAACATGGCGAGCCCGAACCTGCTGAGCTGCTACCAGAAGATCGGCTCCCtgcaggagaggctgcagcacCTGCGGGACAGATTTGGTTTCTCAAACATCACAGAAGTGATCCACAGCGCTCAGATCGACCTGCAGCAG ctgATTGAGAATGCAGCTTACACATTCGAGCAGCTGCTCCACAAAGCCGTCCAGGACAACCCAGACAACGCCATCCCTGCTATCGAAAAGGCCAAACACAGAGTGCTCAAG CAATATGATTACGACAGCAGCACAGTGAGAAAGAGGATTTCCCGGGAGGCTCTCGTGTCCATCACTCTGCCCTTCATCAAGAAGAACTTGGCCCCCACCTGCAAAACTGtgagtctcacacacacacacacacacacacacacacacacacacacacacacacacacacacgacccaTGTATGTTTCTCTCTGTACAGGAGCTTCAGGGTCTTGAACAGTTCATCTACGCCGAACACTCCAACTTCATCCATGTTGACAACGTTTATGAGAGCATCCTCCTGCAAACTCTGGACAAGGAGGTCACCAAAG TGGTGAAGGAGGCGGCGAGCCTGAAGAAGTACAACCTgttcacagacagcagagaccTGCTGAGTCAGTCCAGCCGCTCCAGCCTCTCCTCCCCGTCGGTCTCCACTCCGGGCAGCCCCGCCATGGCGCTCGCCTCCCCCACTAAAACCTCCTTTGAGCCCCAGCTCCCGTCTCCTCTTGCGGTCAACGGTCTGTCGTCCAGCCCCCAGAaggaagagcagcaggagaAAGAGAACGGTGTGCTGCGGAGCGAAGCTTCAGTGGACGTGCCCGTTATAAAGACGCCTCTGGGGAAGGCTGAACAAAAAGAGGCAGCTCAGAGTGTCGCTGTCAGTCAGGAGGCAGAGGTCCCGGCACCCAAAGCAGAAGATGTCGTCCAGACTGTGAAGGCAGAAGCAGCTTTAGCAGATACAGCCACCCAGAGTGAGACACAGGAAGTAAACGTAAAAGCAGCTCCAGAGACTGTGATCCAAGAGGAAGTGATTTctgtcaaaacagaaaaagttgaGACGGCTGCTGAGCCTCAGACGCAGAGCTCAGACGCTACAACAGAAGCAGAAATCCCCACTGTCGTCGAAAGTATAAAGACAGATgtagaagcagcagcacagaTAGAAGCTCCTGTACCAAGTCCTGGTCCTACAAATGAACCAGTAAACACTTCAGCAGAAGGTACTGGTTCCCAAACTGTAGCCAGCAGTGAAGAAAAGACACACTGTGGAATCTCAGAAATCAAGTTACAGGCTCCCTCTAGTGGTCAAACACCTGTACTCACACCTAACCCTAATTCTCTGGACGTGTCAGGGGGAAGTGAGTCAGCTCCATCACACGTGGAGTCCACGGAGGAAGTCAAAGTGACTCAGAGCAGCGAGGACGAAGTCTCGACGAACCTCGGTAGATCACCTGTGAGCTCAGACCGTCCCGCTGAGGACAAAACCAGGAGCGACGAGCCGTCTCCTCGGGTCCAGACAGAAGCTGTGAGCGGAGACGTCAGAGTAGGTGGGGACACTGAGGCAGGAGTGTGCGTGGAGGCAGCAGATGCTACAACATCTCAGTCTTCGGGGCCCGCCAAAGATGAACCCCCATCCAGCCCCGAAGCCCAGCCCCTGGACAGCATCAAGGAGATCCGTGACCTGGTGGTGGAGGTGATCGAGGTGGAGGAGCTGGTGCAGCATTATCCCAGTGGAGTTCCAAAAGAGGAGTGA
- the niban1a gene encoding protein Niban 1a isoform X2: MGISASSLLDETRSDYIKGQAEAELKEFSPYYRKQFSVARFSQVEDDLEQHKEKITQLLQQREAPKEGEVLYEEGILYFDDSRKWRERYMVVRANYCLECHDSLETFVKGSPPRQKLLPTGGTVLTTEEKYMAMVDRCFPDDTNVKEDFAPPLSGMPGQFPVYLRLPYRRDYYFCFRQQAQQAAFISILSDCIRHQNQDFLKKKTCEVQAFLKAIQLYRQDKGKYEVWDMLIGSDVRVMANLVMEQLLPSLEKDMLPRLKAKKTEKKRVWFATVEAAYILVQEHLLEGLSALKEECQTSVQQQQVLIHSDMDQILNCRRQLEEKVRAKVSEPAEKLCSESVQPYLGSVLEELMQPISSGFQEGRQLSENMMDQVCQDVLQEEQLKKALANMASPNLLSCYQKIGSLQERLQHLRDRFGFSNITEVIHSAQIDLQQLIENAAYTFEQLLHKAVQDNPDNAIPAIEKAKHRVLKQYDYDSSTVRKRISREALVSITLPFIKKNLAPTCKTELQGLEQFIYAEHSNFIHVDNVYESILLQTLDKEVTKVVKEAASLKKYNLFTDSRDLLSQSSRSSLSSPSVSTPGSPAMALASPTKTSFEPQLPSPLAVNGLSSSPQKEEQQEKENGVLRSEASVDVPVIKTPLGKAEQKEAAQSVAVSQEAEVPAPKAEDVVQTVKAEAALADTATQSETQEVNVKAAPETVIQEEVISVKTEKVETAAEPQTQSSDATTEAEIPTVVESIKTDVEAAAQIEAPVPSPGPTNEPVNTSAEGTGSQTVASSEEKTHCGISEIKLQAPSSGQTPVLTPNPNSLDVSGGSESAPSHVESTEEVKVTQSSEDEVSTNLGRSPVSSDRPAEDKTRSDEPSPRVQTEAVSGDVRVGGDTEAGVCVEAADATTSQSSGPAKDEPPSSPEAQPLDSIKEIRDLVVEVIEVEELVQHYPSGVPKEE, translated from the exons GAGGCTCCTAAGGAGGGCGAGGTGCTGTATGAGGAGGGCATCCTTTACTTTGATGACAGCAGGAAGTGGAGGGAGCGGTACATGGTGGTGAGAGCCAACTACTGCCTGGAGTGTCACGACAGCCTGGAG ACGTTTGTTAAAGGAAGTCCTCCACGCCAGAAGCTGCTGCCTACAGGGGGCACCGTTCTGACCACAGAGGAGAAGTACATGGCCATGGTGGACAGGTGCTTCCCTGATGATACCA ACGTGAAGGAGGACTTTGCTCCTCCTCTGTCGGGGATGCCCGGACAGTTTCCCGTCTACCTGCGTTTGCCCTACAGGAGAGACTACTACTTCTGCTTCAGACAACAGGCCCAACAAGCTGCCTTCATCTCCATCCTGTCAGACTGCATCAGACACCAGAACCAAG ACTTCCTGAAGAAGAAGACGTGTGAAGTGCAGGCCTTCCTCAAAGCCATCCAGCTCTACAGACAGGACAAAGGCAAATACGAGGTCTGGGACATGCTGATAGGAAGTGATGTCAGG gtgaTGGCCAACCTGGTGATGGAGCAGCTGCTGCCGTCTCTTGAGAAAGACATGCTGCCTCGTCTCAAAGccaagaagacagagaagaagagagtttGGTTTGCT ACGGTGGAGGCGGCGTACATCCTGGTCCAGGAGCATCTGTTGGAGGGACTTTCAGCACTGAAGGAGGAATGTCAAACGTcggtccagcagcagcaggtgctcATCCACTCCGACATGGACCAGATCCTCAACTGCAGGCGGCAGCTGGAGGAAAAAGTCCGAG CCAAGGTATCGGAGCCAGCAGAGAAGCTGTGCTCTGAGTCCGTCCAGCCGTACCTGGGCTCAGTCCTGGAGGAACTGATGCAGCCAATCAGCTCTGGTTTCCAGGAGGGACGGCAGCTGAGTGAAAACATGATGGACCAGGTGTGTCAGGACGTCCTGCAGGAGGAGCAACTGAAAAAG gcTCTTGCTAACATGGCGAGCCCGAACCTGCTGAGCTGCTACCAGAAGATCGGCTCCCtgcaggagaggctgcagcacCTGCGGGACAGATTTGGTTTCTCAAACATCACAGAAGTGATCCACAGCGCTCAGATCGACCTGCAGCAG ctgATTGAGAATGCAGCTTACACATTCGAGCAGCTGCTCCACAAAGCCGTCCAGGACAACCCAGACAACGCCATCCCTGCTATCGAAAAGGCCAAACACAGAGTGCTCAAG CAATATGATTACGACAGCAGCACAGTGAGAAAGAGGATTTCCCGGGAGGCTCTCGTGTCCATCACTCTGCCCTTCATCAAGAAGAACTTGGCCCCCACCTGCAAAACT GAGCTTCAGGGTCTTGAACAGTTCATCTACGCCGAACACTCCAACTTCATCCATGTTGACAACGTTTATGAGAGCATCCTCCTGCAAACTCTGGACAAGGAGGTCACCAAAG TGGTGAAGGAGGCGGCGAGCCTGAAGAAGTACAACCTgttcacagacagcagagaccTGCTGAGTCAGTCCAGCCGCTCCAGCCTCTCCTCCCCGTCGGTCTCCACTCCGGGCAGCCCCGCCATGGCGCTCGCCTCCCCCACTAAAACCTCCTTTGAGCCCCAGCTCCCGTCTCCTCTTGCGGTCAACGGTCTGTCGTCCAGCCCCCAGAaggaagagcagcaggagaAAGAGAACGGTGTGCTGCGGAGCGAAGCTTCAGTGGACGTGCCCGTTATAAAGACGCCTCTGGGGAAGGCTGAACAAAAAGAGGCAGCTCAGAGTGTCGCTGTCAGTCAGGAGGCAGAGGTCCCGGCACCCAAAGCAGAAGATGTCGTCCAGACTGTGAAGGCAGAAGCAGCTTTAGCAGATACAGCCACCCAGAGTGAGACACAGGAAGTAAACGTAAAAGCAGCTCCAGAGACTGTGATCCAAGAGGAAGTGATTTctgtcaaaacagaaaaagttgaGACGGCTGCTGAGCCTCAGACGCAGAGCTCAGACGCTACAACAGAAGCAGAAATCCCCACTGTCGTCGAAAGTATAAAGACAGATgtagaagcagcagcacagaTAGAAGCTCCTGTACCAAGTCCTGGTCCTACAAATGAACCAGTAAACACTTCAGCAGAAGGTACTGGTTCCCAAACTGTAGCCAGCAGTGAAGAAAAGACACACTGTGGAATCTCAGAAATCAAGTTACAGGCTCCCTCTAGTGGTCAAACACCTGTACTCACACCTAACCCTAATTCTCTGGACGTGTCAGGGGGAAGTGAGTCAGCTCCATCACACGTGGAGTCCACGGAGGAAGTCAAAGTGACTCAGAGCAGCGAGGACGAAGTCTCGACGAACCTCGGTAGATCACCTGTGAGCTCAGACCGTCCCGCTGAGGACAAAACCAGGAGCGACGAGCCGTCTCCTCGGGTCCAGACAGAAGCTGTGAGCGGAGACGTCAGAGTAGGTGGGGACACTGAGGCAGGAGTGTGCGTGGAGGCAGCAGATGCTACAACATCTCAGTCTTCGGGGCCCGCCAAAGATGAACCCCCATCCAGCCCCGAAGCCCAGCCCCTGGACAGCATCAAGGAGATCCGTGACCTGGTGGTGGAGGTGATCGAGGTGGAGGAGCTGGTGCAGCATTATCCCAGTGGAGTTCCAAAAGAGGAGTGA